In the Rhododendron vialii isolate Sample 1 chromosome 2a, ASM3025357v1 genome, ATTTGGTTTATTAAGAGGCCTTAGGAGGATGTTAATCTTCTGGCCGGTCACGTGATATAACCCTCTCTGGGTTGGGTCGTGACAGACTCACTCACTTACTATCCGTGATGGGGTATATGATACCCGCATCCAAAAGTTTCACACCTCCTTCAttaccacctccttcatattcGGGTTCAACCTCCGTTGCATCTCACGTGATGGTTTGGCATTCTCTTCGCCAAACACCCTCACATTCATAAGAACTTATAGGAAGGCTTATGACCTTTCCATAACTCATATGGTATaacatttgttttcttgtaAGGGATCCTGTTCAGAATATAGTTAGCAGAGAGAATTGCGTCTCCTCGCATATTTCTCGGTAATCCTGAACTTATCAACATGGCATTCATCATCTCTTTTAGAGTTCTGTTCTTTTGTTTAGCAACTCCGTTAGATTGCGGTGAGTAAGGAGCAGTCATCTGGTGAATGATCCCATGTTGGGCACAAAATTCACCATAAGGTGCTTCATATTCACCCCCTCGATCACTTCTAATTGCTTTGATTGTTTTGCCAAGTTGATTCTCCACTTCACTTTTGTAGGGGATAAACTTTTCTAAGGCTTCGTCCTTGCTCTTAAGCAAGTACACATAACAATATCTTGTGCAAtcatcaataaaagtaacaaagtTACTTACGACCTCCTCTAGCTTGAACAACTTTCAAATCGCACAAATCCAAATGGATTAAAGCAAGAGGTTTTGTACTTCTTTCAACTTTGTAAAACGAATTCCTTGTCATTTTAGCCTCCACACATATTTCACACTTATGATCCgagtttatatgaaatttaggCAAACAGTCCAAGTTAATTAAATGGCGCAAAGTGCCATAATTTACATGACCTAATCTACCATGCCACAATTGAGAAAACTCAAGGATAAAGCAGAAGATGTGTTTATCTCATTGATACCCGGAGAGGCCGGAACCTTAGTCAGTACATTCATTTTGAATAGCCCATTACACATGTAGCCCCAACCCACATAAACCCCACTTTTAGTCAGCACAACCTTGTTGGCTTCGAAAACCATACGAAAGCCGTTCTTGACCAAGAGCAAGCTAGATATCAGATTCTTGCGAATTTCTGGCGCATACATCACATCATTCAGAGTGAACACCCTTTCAGAAGTCATCTTGAGCAGCACTTTCCCTTGTCCTTCAACCTTGGAACTGGACAAATTTCCCATGAAGAGTTGTTTGCCAGATTCCACCGATTGATA is a window encoding:
- the LOC131312665 gene encoding uncharacterized protein LOC131312665, producing the protein MQANMTEMEIETLSDGVDDLKLSAVVSEVNLVGSNHSLEWLDTGATRHVCADKKMFTTYQSVESGKQLFMGNLSSSKVEGQGKVLLKMTSERVFTLNDVMYAPEIRKNLISSLLLVKNGFRMVFEANKVVLTKSGVYVGWGYMCNGLFKMNVLTKVPASPGINEINTSSALSLSFLNCGMVD